The nucleotide window ACTGCCCCCTGATTTTCTTTTTGAAGCCATCACAAAGCCAATGTTACCGAGGTAGAAGTTTGACCGCTGGCCGGATGCCCAGGTACCTTTATAAGTTGATTCTACATTTCCGAGATGAACAGCCGGAGTGATGATAAATTCAGAGGATTTGTAGAGGCCCAGTCCGGCCGGGTTAGTGCTGGCGGTGGTGAAGTCGGCGCCAAGTGCGCCAAAGGCACCGCTAAGTCCCATATAGCGGGCTGTTCCGCCGATATCGATCCGTGAATACCGCAATGCATCTGTTGAAGTTTGAGATAGCGCTGGATAGGCGGCTGTCAGAATGATAGCCGAAATGATCAGTATCTTTTTCATGATTGAGATATGTTAGGTTTACCTTCTTCCACCACGTGAGCCACCGCCGCTGCTGCTTCCACCGCTGTTTCCGCCGCTGCTGTTTCCGCCGCTGCTGTTTCCGCCGCCGCTATAACTACCGGACCTGGATGAACCACTGGATCCGGAGGAAGGTGAACTATATGATTTTGAAGGGGCAGAATAACTGCGGCTTCCGGAGCTGGAAGGAGCAGTATATGTGTTTTTGGAACTCGGCCTGGACGGAGTGGAATATTTCTGTGAAGGAGTAGCAGAATTATATTTACTGCTGCTTCCGCTTTCCCTTGTTGACGGGCTGGTAACTGCAGTGGACTTTCTTTCCGGCGTTGTTGAGTAAACCTTCCGGGTATTTTGCCCTTCCTGCCAGGAGAATGTGCGGGTATCACGGGTGCCGGGACTGATATATTCCTGTTTCGAGGGGGTAGTCCGTGCATTGGGTGAAGTATAGGTCTTAGGTTTCTCATAAATCATATCCGGCTGTACCTTTCTGCTGGGTGATAAGGTTGTGGTCTTATCAACTTTTGTATTACTGCCTGTTGGACGTTCAGAGCGGGCAGACTCTGCAGGCTTGCTGTAAGAGGGCTGGCCGGCTGTCACGGAAGTTTTGGTCGCTGTTCCCTCTGTCCTGGTGCCACGGGCACCCTGGTCGAACGACTGGATATTGTTATTATCGCCGGTGCGATCGCTGCGTGATAGGCTCCCAGTACTGTTGCTGCCATCTGAAGCGCCTGAACGGCTGCCTCTTGGACCATAATAATTTCCGTATGGGTCAGGTTCAGGGTCAGGATATGGGTAATAGCCACCACCTCCGTAGTAACCATCCCAGTAACCGTTCCAATAACCGTTGTTATAACCGGCCCAGTAAGAACCGCCTCCGTAGCCGGAATATCCGTAGCCCCATCCGCCGTAGTAAGGATAGTACCATGGATCATAATATCCCCAATATGGACTATAGGAATAATAGGGATATCCCATACCATAATATCCTCCCCAGCCATAACCCATGCCGAAGCCAAGCGACAGGCCGGATCCGCAGCATCCGTAACCGCTATAAATATTGCTGCCCATAGCGTAAGGGTCACCGTTGTAATAATAGTTATCGGTGTAATAATTATCGTAATAATCGAAGCCCGGGTTATCGCTATGGAATCTTTTAACCCGTGAGGAATATTCGTAATCATAATATTCGTCAGAATCAAATTCCCCTTCGGCATATTCCGGAGAATAATAATCTCCTTCATAGGCTGTGGTTGATTCGACCGGTTGTGACTGAACCGTTACATCCTGTGCGACAACGTTCCTGGCCGGCTTATTGGACGAAGAATACACTTCGTCGTAAGGAGCGGATGCATCATATGTCGATGAGCATGATGCAAGGAACAAACTGAAGATAACGGTTAAAATGGCTAAGGTTTTCATGGTTTTTTCCTCCTGTGATTTTATTGCCCTGTGGGAACTGAGATTCTTCATTATTGATTAATTTTGTGCTTTATTTCATCCGTAAAAAAGCAAATACTATACCAAAATCAAAAATGGCTAAAGATTTTTCAACCCGGGAGGAAAATTACGCGCAGTGGTACAATGATCTGGTGATTAAAGCAGACCTGGCCGAGAACTCGGCGGTGCGTGGATGTATGATCATAAAGCCTTATGGCTACGCGATCTGGGAGATGATGCAGGCATCACTCGACAAGATGTTTAAAGATGCAGGACATGTTAATGCATACTTTCCGCTTTTTATCCCAAAATCTTTTTTCAGCAAAGAAGCATCTCATGTGGAAGGCTTTGCAAAAGAATGTGCAGTAGTTACCCATTACAGGCTGAAGAGTTCCCCTGATGGGAAAAGCGTTATCGTGGATGAAGACGCAAAACTGGAAGAAGAGCTGGTCATCAGGCCCACTTCGGAAACGATTATCTGGGATGCGTACCGCAACTGGATACAATCATACCGTGATCTTCCAATCCTTATTAATCAATGGGCCAATGTGGTACGCTGGGAAATGCGGACCCGTCTTTTCCTGCGTACTACAGAATTTCTATGGCAGGAAGGGCACACTGCCCATGCCACCGAGCAGGAAGCGGTTGATGAAGCTAAGATAATCCTCGACATTTATACCCGCTTTGCTGAAGACTGGATGGCTATGCCCGTACTCAGAGGGGTAAAATCTCCTAATGAACGGTTTGCCGGAGCGTTGGAAACTTATTGCATCGAAGGATTAATGCAGGATGGCAAAGCTTTGCAGGCAGGCACCTCTCACTTTCTCGGCCAGAACTTCGCAAAAGCGTTTGACGTTAAATTTTTAAGCGAAGAAAACAAACTGGAACATGTCTGGGCAACTTCCTGGGGTGTTTCTACCCGCCTGATCGGCGCCCTCATCATGACCCATTCAGATGATCATGGCCTTGTCCTGCCTCCAAAACTGGCCCCTCACCAGGTCGTCATCATTCCTATTTATAAGAATATGGAACAACTGACCCGGATAACCGAACGTGCCGGACTCATTAAAAAAGAGCTGGAGGCAAAAGGGATCAGGGTAAAATACGATGGGCGCGACACCCAGAAACCGGGCTGGAAATTTAATGAATATGAATTTAAAGGTGTTCCTGTAAGGATAGCCATTGGTCCCCGCGACCTCGAAAACAACACCGTGGAGGTGGCTCGTCGTGATACATTGGAGAAGGAAGTCCTGCAGGCCGTCCACCTGGATACCAAGATCGAGCACCTGCTGGAACAGATCCAGAAAAATCTTTACCAGAAGGCCTATTCATTCCGGGAAAATAATACTTTCCAGGTTGATTCATGGGAGGAGTTTTTAGAGAAGATCGAAGAAGGCGGTTTTCTCCTGGCTCACTGGGACGGCACCTCCGAAACCGAAGAACGGATCAAGGATGAAACAAAGGCCACCATCCGCACCATTCCGCTCGATGGCCCGATCGAAAAAGGCAAATGCGTTTATAGCGGAAAACCCTCGCAGCGGAGGGTTGTGTTTGCAAGAGCTTACTAGTTTTGAATTCTGAGTTCCGAATTAAAAGTTCTTGCTGCCTACTGTCAACTGCCAACTTCTAATTTCCAAACCCCATACTACCCAGCGGGAAAGTAATCGTAACTTTCAGCGCAATATTGTCCTTGAACATAGGATAGCTGTAAGGCCCCCAGCGGTAATAGGCACCAACACCAAGTGAATAAATCCTCAGGTTTAAAAGGTTATTGATCAGAAAACCACTTTCGTAAAATCCCTGTTCAAGGGTTTTGTAATTGATTTTGAGATGGTTTTCATTATACCTGAGCCATCCGAAAGTTACATTGGTGGATATGAGAAATTCAGGCTGGAATTTCTCCCACCTTTTTAATAGTTTACCGAAATTATGCGTGAAATATAATGCCACATAGCGATCACTGAGGAATTCGTTCATCTTCATTGTGGCAAAACTGTAAGGGGCGAAGATGGTGAAAAAGCGGTAACTGCCGTTGCCATTATAAAGGTCTGTTGCCGGAAGAGCCCGGTCGATAAACCCTCCTTTCAGCATTAAACTGGTTTTTCCAAGATACTTCGTGTAAAACGACTTTTCAATCTTCAGATCGATGCGATTATAAGCATATTCACCGTCAAACAATCCATCAATCCCATGGGTATATTCGATCCAAAGCACTGGATATTTTGTACCTAAAGACATCCGTACCCGCTTGGTCACGATAAACTTTTCCCGGAAGGCAAACCGGAAACCTGCACTGATTTCGGTAAACCTGAATTCATCCTGGGTAACGATGGGGCCATCCTGGGCCAGGACGTAGCGGTAACCATCGGAGGCTTCTTTGGTTATCACTTTAAACCCTAATCCGAATTTAAAATCACGAAACAGCCTGAAACCAAGCGTTGTTGAAAGGTTTTGGGTAGGGTTCATCCGTTGGATCAGGAAAATACGCCAGTTTTCCCCGGTCAGGAAATTTTCATTGTCATCGAAAAAATGAACACCGCCGGTTTCCTGCAAATCGAAGCTGTATTTTGCTCCCCAGGTAACTTCATTCCTTCGGTTCAGCACGGTACTAACATCGCCCCCGTACTTGGCCGACTTGTCACCAAACCCGTATCCCCAGTAACCACCGACCTTAAACTTACGGGAAAGCTTGTCATTGGTGTGAATGCCCAACCCCAGGTAAAGCCCCTGGTAAGGATTGTATTTTATGATCCGGTCCAGGTCGATGTCAATAAACTTAAAGGGGACCCTGCCACTCATCAGGGTTTCGAAACTGTTGGCGATCTTGTCGAAATTAGCTTCCCGCCCGATACTATCCAGGAAGAAATAAGTGCGCTGGTCACGTACCGACAAAGTATCTAGCCTGTAGGAATTCCAGAAGGAGCCGGGTTTTTCATGAGATGCCGGGTCAACATCCACGCCCAGCGTGGCAAATTGCCGCCTGACCAGTTCGGGGTTGATGACAATATCGCGGATGTAACTTTTTCCGATCCCGACCAGTCTTGCCGTGACATCACCGGCCTTTACCACCATTCCAGGTAAAATTATATCGGTATTAAGCTGAACCGGGAACCATTGTTCGTCATTGATATACTCATACTTCTGCTGGATCTTGATACTGAGACTCTCGGCCCGGGCAGGGCGTGCGATGGCATTCTGGATGGCCCATTTGTTGGAATTTATATACAGCACGCCTTCCAGCCCGTCGAAATTAGTATTTGGTTTGGGACGGTAAGAAATGATAAAGACGGTATCCAGCCTTTCGGTATACAGCGTATCTTCCAGGATAAAAATATACCTGGTCTTGCTACCGTTGCTGATCGGGTTGATATAGCTTTTGTCGAGGATCTGGAAAAATTCACGGTAAAAAGAGGTCGACTGTACCTGTGAAACCAGGAAAACAAAGATAGGGTCCTGAAAACCCGATATCCGGTTGGCTTTGACATTCTCATAGTTCCGGTCCGGCGCCATGAACTTCCTTTCGACCACCGTTTCCATGATAGCGATATCCTGTTGACTGAAAAAATCCTTCAATTTTGTCATGGAAGAATCGGAGATTGTTGTGTCAGCGATGACGACAGCACTGGTGTCCGGCTGAAATGCAG belongs to Bacteroidales bacterium and includes:
- the proS gene encoding proline--tRNA ligase: MAKDFSTREENYAQWYNDLVIKADLAENSAVRGCMIIKPYGYAIWEMMQASLDKMFKDAGHVNAYFPLFIPKSFFSKEASHVEGFAKECAVVTHYRLKSSPDGKSVIVDEDAKLEEELVIRPTSETIIWDAYRNWIQSYRDLPILINQWANVVRWEMRTRLFLRTTEFLWQEGHTAHATEQEAVDEAKIILDIYTRFAEDWMAMPVLRGVKSPNERFAGALETYCIEGLMQDGKALQAGTSHFLGQNFAKAFDVKFLSEENKLEHVWATSWGVSTRLIGALIMTHSDDHGLVLPPKLAPHQVVIIPIYKNMEQLTRITERAGLIKKELEAKGIRVKYDGRDTQKPGWKFNEYEFKGVPVRIAIGPRDLENNTVEVARRDTLEKEVLQAVHLDTKIEHLLEQIQKNLYQKAYSFRENNTFQVDSWEEFLEKIEEGGFLLAHWDGTSETEERIKDETKATIRTIPLDGPIEKGKCVYSGKPSQRRVVFARAY
- a CDS encoding DUF5686 and carboxypeptidase regulatory-like domain-containing protein; this encodes MISQSGKFILLILFLAFISLNLKAQQSYTISGKVFDAETKEPLAFVNIIQPGTRTGVSTDIDGKFSLRSGHPIKTIQLTYVGYYPFNFTIPGNKKENLVISLQRKTFDLNEVIILPTINPAHRIIDSVMANRYQNDPEKLKTFSYTSYEKTIFTARLDTAAFQPDTSAVVIADTTISDSSMTKLKDFFSQQDIAIMETVVERKFMAPDRNYENVKANRISGFQDPIFVFLVSQVQSTSFYREFFQILDKSYINPISNGSKTRYIFILEDTLYTERLDTVFIISYRPKPNTNFDGLEGVLYINSNKWAIQNAIARPARAESLSIKIQQKYEYINDEQWFPVQLNTDIILPGMVVKAGDVTARLVGIGKSYIRDIVINPELVRRQFATLGVDVDPASHEKPGSFWNSYRLDTLSVRDQRTYFFLDSIGREANFDKIANSFETLMSGRVPFKFIDIDLDRIIKYNPYQGLYLGLGIHTNDKLSRKFKVGGYWGYGFGDKSAKYGGDVSTVLNRRNEVTWGAKYSFDLQETGGVHFFDDNENFLTGENWRIFLIQRMNPTQNLSTTLGFRLFRDFKFGLGFKVITKEASDGYRYVLAQDGPIVTQDEFRFTEISAGFRFAFREKFIVTKRVRMSLGTKYPVLWIEYTHGIDGLFDGEYAYNRIDLKIEKSFYTKYLGKTSLMLKGGFIDRALPATDLYNGNGSYRFFTIFAPYSFATMKMNEFLSDRYVALYFTHNFGKLLKRWEKFQPEFLISTNVTFGWLRYNENHLKINYKTLEQGFYESGFLINNLLNLRIYSLGVGAYYRWGPYSYPMFKDNIALKVTITFPLGSMGFGN